One Acidimicrobiales bacterium DNA segment encodes these proteins:
- a CDS encoding alpha/beta hydrolase, with translation MSDVPGWFTAAIENGPTPRTVEVAGAGINYLSWGEPGRPGIVFVHGGAAHAHWWSHIAPAFLTDHSVAAIDLSGHGDSDRRDEYSLDLWCDEVAAVIDDAAFDRPPVLVGHSMGGFVTVATAARHSDLLAGAVIIDSPVMDEDPEVNVGRATNTFRKEREYDDPAGPIERFRTIPEQDVYLPYVKDNIARRSLRLDADGLWRWKFDSRIFIPPRRDAAEYLPQITCRVALLRCEHGLVTPDIGAYMYEQLGRVAPVIELPTAGHHPMLDVPLILITAIRSLIADWDHSRPLDRT, from the coding sequence ATGAGCGACGTACCCGGCTGGTTCACCGCGGCGATCGAGAACGGGCCGACCCCACGCACGGTCGAGGTCGCCGGCGCAGGGATCAACTACCTCTCGTGGGGCGAGCCCGGCCGGCCGGGGATCGTGTTCGTCCACGGCGGCGCCGCCCACGCCCACTGGTGGAGCCACATCGCACCGGCATTTCTCACCGACCATTCGGTGGCCGCCATCGACCTCTCCGGCCACGGTGACAGCGACCGGCGTGACGAGTACTCGCTCGACCTCTGGTGCGATGAAGTGGCCGCGGTGATCGACGATGCCGCGTTCGATCGTCCGCCCGTGCTCGTCGGCCATTCCATGGGCGGCTTCGTGACCGTTGCGACAGCGGCGCGCCATTCAGACCTTCTCGCCGGCGCGGTCATCATCGACTCGCCGGTGATGGACGAAGACCCCGAGGTCAACGTCGGCCGGGCCACCAACACCTTCCGCAAGGAGCGGGAGTACGACGACCCGGCGGGGCCGATCGAACGGTTCCGCACCATCCCCGAGCAAGACGTCTACCTCCCGTACGTGAAGGACAACATCGCGCGGCGTTCGCTTCGGCTCGACGCCGACGGCCTGTGGCGATGGAAGTTCGACTCTCGGATCTTCATCCCGCCGCGACGCGATGCGGCCGAGTACCTCCCCCAGATCACCTGCAGGGTCGCACTGCTGCGCTGCGAACACGGGCTCGTGACCCCCGACATCGGCGCCTACATGTACGAGCAACTCGGTCGGGTCGCACCGGTCATCGAGTTGCCGACCGCCGGCCACCACCCGATGCTCGACGTGCCGCTGATCCTGATCACCGCGATCCGCAGCCTCATCGCCGACTGGGACCACAGCCGGCCGCTCGACCGGACCTGA
- a CDS encoding LLM class F420-dependent oxidoreductase, whose amino-acid sequence MKFGIGFANTVTFVTGDGAAELGKAAEAAGFESLWTVEHILYPEGYESTYPYAPDGKMPGSGDSPIPDPLIWLAYVAAHTTNLKLATGISLLPERHPVTYAKEVATLDMMSNGRVILGVGIGWLKEEFAALDVPWEGRTRRTEEYAEVMRALWEKDDVSFHGEFIDFDHISSNPKPANGRVPIHIGGHSRAAAERAGRMGDGFFPAKGDIAELFEIARQTAADNGRDPAAIEMTSSHPGIFGDDPAAAIEEAASWGMHRMIVPGFLFLGRPAEKMAAFAELIAAQA is encoded by the coding sequence ATGAAATTCGGAATCGGTTTCGCCAACACCGTCACGTTCGTCACCGGCGATGGTGCCGCGGAGCTCGGGAAGGCGGCGGAAGCCGCGGGGTTCGAGTCGCTCTGGACGGTCGAACACATCCTCTACCCGGAGGGCTACGAGTCGACCTACCCGTACGCACCCGACGGCAAGATGCCCGGCTCGGGTGACAGCCCCATCCCCGACCCGCTGATCTGGCTCGCCTACGTCGCGGCGCACACCACGAACCTCAAGCTCGCCACGGGCATCTCGCTGTTGCCCGAGCGCCACCCGGTCACCTACGCGAAGGAAGTCGCCACGCTCGACATGATGTCGAACGGGAGGGTCATCCTCGGTGTCGGTATCGGCTGGCTGAAGGAAGAGTTCGCCGCGCTCGACGTTCCGTGGGAAGGGCGCACCCGGCGGACCGAGGAGTACGCCGAGGTCATGCGAGCACTCTGGGAGAAGGACGACGTCTCCTTCCACGGTGAGTTCATCGACTTCGACCACATCTCGTCGAACCCGAAGCCGGCGAACGGCCGGGTGCCGATCCACATCGGAGGCCACAGCAGGGCGGCCGCCGAGCGGGCCGGCCGCATGGGCGACGGCTTCTTCCCAGCCAAGGGCGACATCGCTGAACTGTTCGAGATCGCGCGCCAGACGGCGGCCGACAACGGCCGGGATCCTGCGGCGATCGAGATGACCAGCTCCCACCCCGGGATCTTCGGCGACGACCCGGCCGCCGCGATCGAGGAAGCGGCGAGCTGGGGGATGCACCGCATGATCGTCCCGGGTTTCCTGTTTCTCGGCAGGCCCGCCGAGAAGATGGCGGCGTTCGCGGAGCTCATCGCCGCCCAGGCGTAG
- a CDS encoding MFS transporter — protein MSAPLLSPRFLALCAGASLYFLGLNMTIPVLPLFVEEELGGRNIEVGLAVSSFGIAAAFIRPFIGPLGDRMGRRTLVVCGTLLAAAATATTALATSIPAVIAIRAVTGVGEAAVFVGIASSIQDLTPDDRRAEAASYFSLTIYGTLLVGPLLGGWLRDEHGTDWVWLAAGMLAGLAALVGLSAPGPPETKPPFPPFRRLIHSASVRPGMMLFAGLLGYTGFLAFAVVHGERIGMENPERIFVVFGAVIITLRLFAARLPDRLGPLRTTRISLSFGVAGLLTLFLWQEPAGVYLAAAVLAVAQTFLFPALFALVVDRAPDEERSQAIGSFSMFFDLAFGLGGPLIGAIGDWTDLGTGFLVCAGVAALALLSARRLLGDALVETTIDDIGLRSRR, from the coding sequence ATGTCGGCTCCGCTCCTGTCCCCGCGCTTCCTCGCGCTGTGTGCCGGCGCGTCGCTCTACTTCCTCGGCCTCAACATGACCATCCCGGTGCTGCCGCTGTTCGTCGAAGAGGAGCTGGGCGGGCGCAACATCGAGGTGGGCCTCGCCGTCAGCTCGTTCGGCATCGCGGCGGCGTTCATCCGCCCGTTCATCGGCCCACTCGGCGACCGTATGGGCCGCCGCACACTCGTCGTCTGCGGCACGTTGCTCGCCGCCGCAGCAACCGCCACCACGGCGCTGGCCACCTCGATCCCTGCGGTCATCGCCATACGCGCGGTGACCGGCGTCGGCGAAGCGGCCGTCTTCGTCGGCATCGCGAGCTCGATTCAGGACCTCACCCCTGATGATCGTCGAGCGGAAGCCGCGTCGTACTTCTCTCTCACCATCTACGGGACACTCCTGGTCGGACCGCTGCTCGGCGGCTGGCTCCGCGACGAGCACGGTACGGATTGGGTGTGGCTCGCCGCCGGGATGTTGGCCGGGCTCGCCGCACTGGTGGGCCTGTCGGCACCGGGCCCTCCCGAGACCAAGCCGCCCTTCCCGCCGTTCCGGCGGCTGATCCACTCGGCATCGGTGCGACCGGGCATGATGCTCTTCGCCGGCCTTCTCGGCTACACCGGCTTCCTTGCGTTCGCGGTGGTCCACGGCGAGCGGATCGGGATGGAGAATCCCGAGCGCATCTTCGTCGTCTTCGGCGCGGTGATCATCACGTTGCGACTCTTCGCAGCCAGGCTCCCCGACCGGCTCGGGCCTCTGCGCACCACACGCATCTCCCTCTCGTTCGGAGTGGCGGGCCTCCTCACGCTCTTTCTCTGGCAGGAACCCGCAGGGGTCTATCTCGCCGCTGCGGTCCTGGCGGTCGCCCAGACGTTCCTGTTCCCCGCCCTGTTCGCACTGGTCGTCGATCGCGCCCCCGACGAAGAGCGCAGCCAGGCGATCGGGAGCTTCTCGATGTTCTTCGATCTCGCGTTCGGTCTCGGCGGCCCCCTCATCGGCGCCATCGGCGACTGGACCGACCTCGGCACCGGCTTCCTGGTGTGCGCCGGTGTCGCCGCGTTGGCGCTCCTCTCGGCCCGACGCCTCCTCGGCGATGCCCTGGTCGAGACGACGATCGACGACATCGGACTCCGTAGTCGCCGGTAG